From the genome of Papaver somniferum cultivar HN1 chromosome 2, ASM357369v1, whole genome shotgun sequence, one region includes:
- the LOC113346763 gene encoding serine/threonine-protein kinase STY46-like — protein sequence MAMDDNESCNSRTVESSPNNTRHHRQKLEVYNEILRRLKESDLDEVNLPGFDDELWAHFNRLPARYALNLNVERAEDVLIHKRLLLQAHDPADRPAFEIRLVQASPVFDGHNTDSSLPDSPTNDDTESTSHTMGQSIHPQPSFGSSHNLEAPELVADKSHDPDGDSTVNASLCNAGSMHEITFSADDKPKLLSQLTALLAEIGLNIQEAHAFSTTDGYSLDVFVVSGWPYEEIERLKNVVEKEIWRIENQSWSNHHPMTSNDEHLNEQTEMEIVPDHVKIPCDGTDVWEIDARLLTFENKVGSGSFGDLYKGIYCTQEVAIKVLKAERVSAEMQREFAQEVYIMRKVRHKNVVQFIGACTRPPSLCIVTEFMSGGSIYDFLHKQKGVFKLPSVIRVAIDVSKGMNYLHQNKIIHRDLKAANLLMDENKVVKVADFGVARVQAQSGVMTAETGTYRWMAPEVIEHKPYDHKADIFSFAIVLWEMLTGKLPYEYLTPLQAAVGVVQKGLRPTIPKDTHPKLVRLLEHCWQQNPSLRPDFSEIIEALQDIAKEVGTDGQENEKLNMALRAVMRRGDN from the exons ATGGCGATGGATGATAATGAGAGTTGCAACAGTAGAACAGTTGAATCATCACCAAATAATACTAGACATCATAGACAGAAACTCGAAGTGTATAACGAAATTCTTCGTAGACTTAAAGAATCTGATTTGGATGAAGTGAATCTTCCTGGGTTTGATGATGAACTTTGGGCTCATTTTAATCGACTTCCTGCTAG GTATGCTTTGAATTTGAATGTGGAGAGGGCTGAAGATGTTCTAATACACAAGAGGTTGTTGCTACAGGCACATGATCCTGCCGATAGACCCGCATTTGAAATTCGCCTAGTACAA GCTTCTCCAGTTTTTGATGGACACAATACTGATTCTTCGCTCCCCGACTCTCCAACTAATGACGATACTGAAAGTACTAGTCACACTATGGGACAAAG CATTCATCCACAACCTTCCTTTGGTTCGTCGCATAATCTCGAAGCCCCTGAGCTTGTAGCTGACAAATCACATGATCCAGATGGAGATAGCACTGTAAATGCTAGTTTATGCAATGCAGG GTCTATGCATGAAATCACGTTTTCCGCGGATGACAAGCCAAAACTTCTCAGCCAG TTAACTGCTTTACTTGCTGAAATCGGTCTGAACATCCAAGAGGCACATGCTTTTTCCACGACGGATGGTTACTCCTTGGATGTTTTTGTGGTTTCTGGTTGGCCTTACGAG gaAATAGAGCGGCTAAAAAACGTTGTGGAAAAGGAAATTTGGAGGATTGAg AATCAGTCTTGGTCAAACCATCACCCAATGACTTCCAATGACGAACATTTAAACGAGCAAACTGAGATGGAGATAGTCCCTGATCATGTGAAAATACCTTGTGATGGGACTGATGTCTGGGAAATCGATGCCAGACTGTTGACGTTTGAAAACAAAGTTGGCTCTGGGTCGTTCGGAGATCT GTACAAGGGTATCTACTGTACCCAGGAAGTGGCTATTAAAGTATTGAAGGCTGAGCGTGTAAGTGCAGAAATGCAGCGTGAGTTTGCTCAAGAGGTCTATATTATGAG GAAAGTCAGGCATAAGAATGTTGTCCAATTCATTGGTGCATGTACAAGACCTCCAAGCTTGTGCATTGTAACAG AATTCATGTCTGGTGGTAGTATATATGATTTTTTGCACAAGCAAAAGGGGGTTTTTAAACTTCCGTCTGTGATCAGGGTAGCGATTGATGTTTCAAAGGGAATGAACTACTTGCACCAGAATAAGATAATTCACAGGGACCTAAAAGCTGCTAATCTTTTAATGGATGAAAATAAA GTTGTTAAAGTTGCTGATTTTGGGGTTGCAAGAGTGCAAGCTCAATCTGGAGTGATGACTGCAGAGACTGGAACATATCGTTGGATGGCTCCTGAG GTCATAGAGCACAAGCCTTATGATCACAAGGCGGACATTTTCAGTTTCGCGATTGTGCTTTGGGAGATGCTAACTGGAAAG CTTCCTTACGAGTATTTAACTCCCTTACAAGCGGCTGTAGGTGTGGTGCAAAAG GGTCTTCGACCTACAATTCCCAAGGACACTCATCCAAAGCTTGTGCGACTCCTCGAACACTGCTGGCAACAGAATCCGAGTTTAAGACCCGACTTTTCTGAAATTATAGAGGCCTTGCAAGATATAGCCAAGGAG GTCGGGACTGATGGGCAGGAGAACGAAAAACTGAACATGGCATTGCGTGCAGTTATGAGAAGAGGCGACAATTGA